One window of the Ammospiza nelsoni isolate bAmmNel1 chromosome 17, bAmmNel1.pri, whole genome shotgun sequence genome contains the following:
- the ZNF598 gene encoding E3 ubiquitin-protein ligase ZNF598 isoform X2, with product MAAMAGAGPGPAEGPCVLCCGELDVVALGRCEHPICYRCSVRMRALCGVRYCAVCREELRQVVFGRKLPSFSSIALQQLQHEKKYDIYFMDAEVYALYRKLLQHECPLCPDAKPFNTFADLEQHMRKQHELFCCKLCVKHLKIFTYERKWYSRKDLARHRIHGDPDDTSHRGHPLCKFCDERYLDNDELLKHLRRDHYFCHFCDSEGAQEYYSDYEYLREHFREKHFLCEEGRCSTEQFTHAFRTEIDYKAHKSACHSKSRAEARQNRHIDLQFTYAPRHPRRTDGVVGGDDYEEVDRFNRQGRASRLSSRGSQQNRRGSWRYKREEEDRDVAAAVRASVAAKRQEEKKRVEDKEEGSSSRGRKEDLRDPDVLSSKRVPKSSNDVTAAANGVLSQEDFPAIGSAAGPLPGSAQPALVKLKDEDFPSLSSSAAPSISSGLSLMYTATARKAAFQEEDFPALVSKVKPTNRTVTHITSAWNNGSSKNVVKAMCNPCVNQPAKKPSLNTSKGNKKSNKLCESDDEDGSGGLTTQEIRNTPTMFDVSSLLAASTSQTFTKVGKKKKMGVEKQSPSSPRPPQEPPLPRPGTEKPPEAEQPCRAFPAAHGPLVNGHSEKPSAGCAAPKEPPGLKKPPGTNKCPLPQEDFPALGSSGSARMPPPPGFNSVVLLKNPPPPPGLSVPVSKPPPGFAVIPSSTISEPVTTALKEPKSCHGSYLIPENFQQRNIQLIQSIKEFLQSDESKFNKFKTHSGQFRQGLISAAQYYKSCRELLGENFKKIFKELLVLLPDTAKQQELLSAHNDFRLKEKQSSNKPKKNKKNVWQTDSPADLDCCICPTCRQVLTQQDVVTHKALHLEDEEFPSLQAISRIIS from the exons ATGGCCGCCATGgccggcgcggggccgggcccggcggaGGGGCCGTGTGTGCTGTGCTGCGGGGAGCTGGACGTGGTGGCTCTGGGCCGCTGCGAGCACCCCATCTGCTACCGCTGCTCCGTGCGAATGCGGGCGCTCTGCGGCGTCCGGTACTGCGCCGTGTGCCGGGAGGAGCTGCGGCAG GTGGTGTTCGGGAGGAAGCtgccctccttctcctccattgccctgcagcagctgcagcatgaGAAGAAATACGACATTTACTTCATGGATGCCGAGGTGTACGCGCTGTACAG gaagctgctgcagcacgaGTGCCCCTTGTGCCCGGATGCAAAGCCCTTCAACACCTTTGCAGATCTGGAACAGCACATGAGGAAGCAGCACGAGCTCTTCTGCTGCAAACTCTGTGTTAAACACCTAAAG ATCTTCACCTACGAGAGGAAATGGTACTCCAGGAAGGACCTGGCCCGGCACCGGATCCATGGGGACCCTGATGACACCTCCCACCGGGGCCACCCCCTCTGCAAGTTCTGCGACGAGCGCTACCTGGACAACGACGAGCTGCTCAAGCACCTGCGCAGGGACCACTACTTCTGCCACTTCTGTGACTCTGAGGGGGCTCAGGAGTACTACAG TGACTACGAGTACCTGCGGGAGCACTTCAGGGAGAAGCACTTCCTGTGCGAGGAGGGCCGCTGCAGCACGGAGCAGTTCACGCACGCCTTCCGCACCGAGATCGACTACAAGGCCCACAAGAGCGCCTGCCACAGCAAGAGCCGCGCCGAGGCGCGCCAGAACCGCCACATCGACCTGCAGTTCACCTACGCGCCCCGGCACCCGCGCAGGACCGACG GTGTTGTAGGTGGAGATGACTACGAGGAGGTTGACAGGTTCAACAGGCAAGGGAGGGCGAGCAGGTTGAGCAGCCGAGGCAGCCAGCAGAACAGGAGGGGCAGCTGGAGGTACAAGAG ggAAGAAGAAGACAGGGATGTTGCAGCAGCAGTCAGAGCATCTGTGGCAGCCAAACGGCAGGAAGAGAAGAAGAGGgtggaggacaaggaggaaggcagcagcagcagggggagAAAGGAGGATTTGAGGGATCCCGACGTGCTCAGCTCCAAACGTGTGCCAAAGTCTTCAAATGATGTCACAG CAGCTGCTAACGGAGTGCTCAGCCAGGAGGACTTTCCAGCAATcggctctgctgcaggacctCTCCCAGG ctctgcccagccagcTCTGGTTAAGCTTAAAGATGAAGATTTCCCAAGCTtgtcctcctctgcagctcccagcatcTCATCAGGGCTGTCTCTGATGTACACAGCCACTGCCAGGAAAGCAGCCTTCCAGGAGGAGgatttcccagccctggtgtcCAAAGTGAAGCCCACCAATAGGACAGTAACTCACATCACATCTGCGTGGAACAATGGTTCCAGTAAAAACGTAGTCAAAGCCATGTGCAACCCCTGTGTCAACCAGCCAGCCAAAAAACCATCCTTGAACACCTCCAAAGGAAATAAGAAGAGCAATAAACTCTGTGAATCGGACGACGAGGACGGCAGCGGTGGCCTGACCACCCAGGAGATCCGCAACACCCCGACCATGTTCGACGTCTCATCCTTGCTGGCAGCTTCTACCTCACAAACTTTTACAAAAGTgggcaagaagaagaagatgggGGTTGAGAAGCAGAGCCCATCATCCCCACGCCCGCCCCAGGAGCCACCATTGCCCAGGCCAGGCACAGAGAAGCCCCCGGAGGCcgagcagccctgcagggccttccctgctgcccacggcCCCCTTGTCAACGGGCACTCGGAGAAACCatcagctggctgtgctgcacccAAAGAGCCCCCCGGCCTTAAAAAGCCCCCAGGGACTAACAAATGCCCTTTACCTCAGGAAGACTTCCCAGCTCTTGGGAGCTCAGGATCAGCCAGGATGCCCCCACCACCAG GCTTTAACTCCGTGGTGCTGTTGAAGAACCCTCCTCCGCCTCCGGGCCTGTCGGTGCCTGTCAGCAAACCCCCCCCGGGCTTCGCTGTCATCCCATCCTCCACCATCTCTGAACCCGTCACTACAGCTCTGAAAGA GCCAAAATCCTGTCATGGATCATACTTGATACCTGAGAACTTCCAGCAGAGGAACATCCAGCTCATACAATCcattaaagaatttcttcagaGCGACGAGTCCAAGTTCAATAAATTTAAAACTCATTCTGGGCAGTTCAGGCAG gggctgatctctgcagctCAGTATTACAAAAGCTGccgggagctgctgggggaaaaCTTCAAGAAGATTTTCAAGGAGTTGTTGGTGTTGCTGCCAGACACAGCCAAGCAGCAGGAACTGCTCTCTGCCCACAACGACTTCCGGCTCAAGGAGAAGCAAAGCTCCAACAAAcccaaaaagaacaaaaagaacgTTTGGCAGACGGACTCCCCCGCCGACCTCGACTGCTGCATCTGCCCCACGTGCAGGCAGGTGCTGACCCAGCAGGACGTGGTGACCCACAAAGCTTTGCACCTGGAGGATGAGGAGTTCCCCTCGCTGCAGGCAATCAGCAGGATCATCAGTTag
- the ZNF598 gene encoding E3 ubiquitin-protein ligase ZNF598 isoform X1, with the protein MVGRRSSPRSVVRAGRRGAEAAMAAMAGAGPGPAEGPCVLCCGELDVVALGRCEHPICYRCSVRMRALCGVRYCAVCREELRQVVFGRKLPSFSSIALQQLQHEKKYDIYFMDAEVYALYRKLLQHECPLCPDAKPFNTFADLEQHMRKQHELFCCKLCVKHLKIFTYERKWYSRKDLARHRIHGDPDDTSHRGHPLCKFCDERYLDNDELLKHLRRDHYFCHFCDSEGAQEYYSDYEYLREHFREKHFLCEEGRCSTEQFTHAFRTEIDYKAHKSACHSKSRAEARQNRHIDLQFTYAPRHPRRTDGVVGGDDYEEVDRFNRQGRASRLSSRGSQQNRRGSWRYKREEEDRDVAAAVRASVAAKRQEEKKRVEDKEEGSSSRGRKEDLRDPDVLSSKRVPKSSNDVTEAAANGVLSQEDFPAIGSAAGPLPGSAQPALVKLKDEDFPSLSSSAAPSISSGLSLMYTATARKAAFQEEDFPALVSKVKPTNRTVTHITSAWNNGSSKNVVKAMCNPCVNQPAKKPSLNTSKGNKKSNKLCESDDEDGSGGLTTQEIRNTPTMFDVSSLLAASTSQTFTKVGKKKKMGVEKQSPSSPRPPQEPPLPRPGTEKPPEAEQPCRAFPAAHGPLVNGHSEKPSAGCAAPKEPPGLKKPPGTNKCPLPQEDFPALGSSGSARMPPPPGFNSVVLLKNPPPPPGLSVPVSKPPPGFAVIPSSTISEPVTTALKEPKSCHGSYLIPENFQQRNIQLIQSIKEFLQSDESKFNKFKTHSGQFRQGLISAAQYYKSCRELLGENFKKIFKELLVLLPDTAKQQELLSAHNDFRLKEKQSSNKPKKNKKNVWQTDSPADLDCCICPTCRQVLTQQDVVTHKALHLEDEEFPSLQAISRIIS; encoded by the exons ATGGTGGGGCGGCGCTCTAGCCCGCGCTCAGTGGTgcgggcggggcggcgcggggccgaGGCCGCCATGGCCGCCATGgccggcgcggggccgggcccggcggaGGGGCCGTGTGTGCTGTGCTGCGGGGAGCTGGACGTGGTGGCTCTGGGCCGCTGCGAGCACCCCATCTGCTACCGCTGCTCCGTGCGAATGCGGGCGCTCTGCGGCGTCCGGTACTGCGCCGTGTGCCGGGAGGAGCTGCGGCAG GTGGTGTTCGGGAGGAAGCtgccctccttctcctccattgccctgcagcagctgcagcatgaGAAGAAATACGACATTTACTTCATGGATGCCGAGGTGTACGCGCTGTACAG gaagctgctgcagcacgaGTGCCCCTTGTGCCCGGATGCAAAGCCCTTCAACACCTTTGCAGATCTGGAACAGCACATGAGGAAGCAGCACGAGCTCTTCTGCTGCAAACTCTGTGTTAAACACCTAAAG ATCTTCACCTACGAGAGGAAATGGTACTCCAGGAAGGACCTGGCCCGGCACCGGATCCATGGGGACCCTGATGACACCTCCCACCGGGGCCACCCCCTCTGCAAGTTCTGCGACGAGCGCTACCTGGACAACGACGAGCTGCTCAAGCACCTGCGCAGGGACCACTACTTCTGCCACTTCTGTGACTCTGAGGGGGCTCAGGAGTACTACAG TGACTACGAGTACCTGCGGGAGCACTTCAGGGAGAAGCACTTCCTGTGCGAGGAGGGCCGCTGCAGCACGGAGCAGTTCACGCACGCCTTCCGCACCGAGATCGACTACAAGGCCCACAAGAGCGCCTGCCACAGCAAGAGCCGCGCCGAGGCGCGCCAGAACCGCCACATCGACCTGCAGTTCACCTACGCGCCCCGGCACCCGCGCAGGACCGACG GTGTTGTAGGTGGAGATGACTACGAGGAGGTTGACAGGTTCAACAGGCAAGGGAGGGCGAGCAGGTTGAGCAGCCGAGGCAGCCAGCAGAACAGGAGGGGCAGCTGGAGGTACAAGAG ggAAGAAGAAGACAGGGATGTTGCAGCAGCAGTCAGAGCATCTGTGGCAGCCAAACGGCAGGAAGAGAAGAAGAGGgtggaggacaaggaggaaggcagcagcagcagggggagAAAGGAGGATTTGAGGGATCCCGACGTGCTCAGCTCCAAACGTGTGCCAAAGTCTTCAAATGATGTCACAG AAGCAGCTGCTAACGGAGTGCTCAGCCAGGAGGACTTTCCAGCAATcggctctgctgcaggacctCTCCCAGG ctctgcccagccagcTCTGGTTAAGCTTAAAGATGAAGATTTCCCAAGCTtgtcctcctctgcagctcccagcatcTCATCAGGGCTGTCTCTGATGTACACAGCCACTGCCAGGAAAGCAGCCTTCCAGGAGGAGgatttcccagccctggtgtcCAAAGTGAAGCCCACCAATAGGACAGTAACTCACATCACATCTGCGTGGAACAATGGTTCCAGTAAAAACGTAGTCAAAGCCATGTGCAACCCCTGTGTCAACCAGCCAGCCAAAAAACCATCCTTGAACACCTCCAAAGGAAATAAGAAGAGCAATAAACTCTGTGAATCGGACGACGAGGACGGCAGCGGTGGCCTGACCACCCAGGAGATCCGCAACACCCCGACCATGTTCGACGTCTCATCCTTGCTGGCAGCTTCTACCTCACAAACTTTTACAAAAGTgggcaagaagaagaagatgggGGTTGAGAAGCAGAGCCCATCATCCCCACGCCCGCCCCAGGAGCCACCATTGCCCAGGCCAGGCACAGAGAAGCCCCCGGAGGCcgagcagccctgcagggccttccctgctgcccacggcCCCCTTGTCAACGGGCACTCGGAGAAACCatcagctggctgtgctgcacccAAAGAGCCCCCCGGCCTTAAAAAGCCCCCAGGGACTAACAAATGCCCTTTACCTCAGGAAGACTTCCCAGCTCTTGGGAGCTCAGGATCAGCCAGGATGCCCCCACCACCAG GCTTTAACTCCGTGGTGCTGTTGAAGAACCCTCCTCCGCCTCCGGGCCTGTCGGTGCCTGTCAGCAAACCCCCCCCGGGCTTCGCTGTCATCCCATCCTCCACCATCTCTGAACCCGTCACTACAGCTCTGAAAGA GCCAAAATCCTGTCATGGATCATACTTGATACCTGAGAACTTCCAGCAGAGGAACATCCAGCTCATACAATCcattaaagaatttcttcagaGCGACGAGTCCAAGTTCAATAAATTTAAAACTCATTCTGGGCAGTTCAGGCAG gggctgatctctgcagctCAGTATTACAAAAGCTGccgggagctgctgggggaaaaCTTCAAGAAGATTTTCAAGGAGTTGTTGGTGTTGCTGCCAGACACAGCCAAGCAGCAGGAACTGCTCTCTGCCCACAACGACTTCCGGCTCAAGGAGAAGCAAAGCTCCAACAAAcccaaaaagaacaaaaagaacgTTTGGCAGACGGACTCCCCCGCCGACCTCGACTGCTGCATCTGCCCCACGTGCAGGCAGGTGCTGACCCAGCAGGACGTGGTGACCCACAAAGCTTTGCACCTGGAGGATGAGGAGTTCCCCTCGCTGCAGGCAATCAGCAGGATCATCAGTTag